One segment of Babesia bigemina genome assembly Bbig001, chromosome : II DNA contains the following:
- a CDS encoding cysteinyl-tRNA synthetase, putative, whose translation MLFTRTCSPFRIVTRGTALKVLNPLRSHSVGKMADNNDASSPLREWIMPDKNGKHLTGLLVRNSLAADAKVEFVPEKGRRINWYCCGPTVYDTAHLGHARTYVACDTIRSILERYFNYDVHLVINVTDIDDKIIQRANAEQCEFKELASKWEHEFWEDMAKIGVEPPNVITRVSEFLPEIIDYIETIIKNGYAYESDGSVYFDIEAFRTNEAHVYAKLEPTSFNDLGRIADGEGALGETSMHKKSSHDFALWKKAKPDEPFWPSPWGNGRPGWHIECSAMCSTVFGKDSIIDIHSGGIDLKFPHHDNEIAQSEAFSDRNRWVNYFVHFGHLHIQGLKMSKSLKNFISIKELLNRYNRRQLRILFLTSRYDGTLNYNPGPQGMAEAVAIDETLFNFFSLLNSRLDKRANVQKLGENDRKLAAEFDTLKETIHAAFLNNFDTPKVLKAICGFIGSLNSYLSTPNASLKHAQGISFKNYLYKILEVLKIVEPGQEYGVEKSSEGTTSGPLLDHLVSLRAKTRLFAQECMKTKQVDVSKTIELLKSCDKVRDEQLPELGILLEDRDDGDCVVKFKSKDEQLKDNQRKEELKQQRIQQEKQQEELLKTHPSEFIARKFPGKFSKFDDQFLPTHLADGNPVSKSERQSLSKVLDKHTKQYLKRQENSK comes from the exons ATGCTTTTTACGCGCACATGCTCGCCATTCCGCATAGTAACTAGGGGCACAGCTCTCAAGGTGTTGAATCCGCTACGCAGCCACAGCGTCGGCAAAATGGCCGACAACAACGACGCTTCGTCACCTCTCCGTGAATGGATCATGCCTGATAAGAATGGCAAGCATCTGACTGGCCTTCTGGTGCGTAATTCGCTGGCGGCGGACGCCAAGGTGGAGTTCGTTCCCGAG AAAGGCAGACGCATCAACTGGTACTGCTGCGGTCCAACCGTGTACGACACGGCGCATCTGGGACATGCAAGGACTTACGTCGCCTGTGACACAATCAGGAGCATCCTAGAACGGTACTTCAACTACGACGTTCACCTCGTGATCAACGTAACCGACATTGACGACAAAATCATACAACGAGCGAACGCGGAG CAATGCGAATTTAAAGAGTTGGCAAGCAAATGGGAACACGAATTCTGGGAAGACATGGCCAAGATCGGGGTGGAACCGCCGAACGTCATCACCAGGGTCAGCGAGTTCCTGCCGGAAATCATAGATTACATCGAAACAATTATCAAAAACGGCTACGCTTACGAATCCGACGGCAGCGTCTACTTCGACATAGAGGCCTTTAGGACGAACGAGGCACACGTATATGCAAAATTGGAACCCACCAGCTTCAATGACCTTGGACGGATAGCGGACGGAGAAGGTGCGCTCGGGGAGACGTCAATGCATAAGAAGTCTTCGCACGATTTCGCTTTGTGGAAAAAGGCGAAACCGGACGAACCCTTCTGGCCAAGTCCCTGGGGAAATGGCAGGCCGGGATGGCACATTGAGTGCAGCGCCATGTGCTCCACTGTCTTCGGCAAGGACTCAATCATAGATATACACTCTGGAGGAATTGACCTCAAGTTCCCCCACCACGACAACGAAATTGCGCAATCGGAGGCATTCAGCGACCGCAACCGCTGGGTCAACTACTTCGTACATTTCGGGCATCTGCACATCCAGGGGCTGAAAATGAGCAAAAGTCTCAAGAATTTCATATCAATAAAGGAGCTACTCAATAGATATAACCGAAGGCAGCTCCGCATTCTTTTCCTTACGTCGAGATACGATGGAACGCTGAACTACAACCCTGGGCCACAGGGCATGGCGGAAGCTGTTGCCATCGACGAAACCCTTTTCAACTTCTTCTCCCTCTTGAATTCCAGACTCGACAAGAGAGCAAACGTGCAAAAGTTGGGAGAAAACGACCGCAAGTTGGCCGCAGAATTTGACACCTTGAAAGAAACG ATACACGCGGCATTCTTGAACAATTTCGACACTCCAAAGGTGTTGAAAGCGATATGCGGCTTCATAGGTAGCCTGAACTCGTACCTTTCTACACCGAATGCCTCCCTTAAGCATGCACAAGGAATCAGTTTCAAAAATTACCTCTACAAAATTCTAGAG GTGTTGAAAATAGTGGAGCCGGGCCAGGAATATGGTGTTGAAAAGTCAAGCGAAGGCACAACGTCTGGGCCTTTGCTGGACCACCTGGTGTCCTTAAGGGCTAAG ACGCGGCTATTTGCGCAAGAATGCATGAAGACTAAACAAGTCGACGTCAGCAAGACCATCGAACTTCTGAAAAGTTGCGACAAAGTTAGGGACGAACAATTGCCGGAACTAGGAATCCTGCTCGAAGATCGAGACGACGGCGATTGCGTGGTGAAATTTAAATCCAA GGACGAACAGCTGAAAGATAACCAGCGAAAGGAGGAATTAAAACAGCAGCGTATTCAGCAGGAG AAACAACAAGAAGAGTTGCTGAAAACGCATCCATCCGAATTCATTGCACGCAAGTTCCCTGGGAAGTTCAGCAAGTTCGACGATCAGTTCCTGCCTACACACTTGGCTGATGGCAACCCGGTTTCAAAATCTGAAAGGCAGTCACTTTCAAAG GTGCTCGACAAACACACGAAGCAATATCTGAAACGACAGGAAAACTCAAAGTAG
- a CDS encoding RhoGAP domain containing protein, putative yields the protein MASGIALYSVPYDSDAESTEQYGKSYAQMLSEDFNEEGFDEPNLIKYLGKGPSGEAVILVVPSVSARVRSNHEDALRLMVKKLNRFCSAKYSLLVCQTCTTWSDYNSYNFVNQWYDMLPKGSKKNLVKVYMIHSAYTTKTMLTCMTPFAKARVWEKIEFVDKLGDLLKALRLDTKNMLRNFPYSVQRAEEIALGIGMPLSVFGTEMWVLAMRVGCPFKGFPLIPPAVAHVLAKIESPEIIDTPNLLNLQCSPDVLYAAVGAYELLGEGCAVDSPETAVALFRLLVDTHVGGLIGPKAYITLKNALLQGSSNEELVQMMAKVTNEFQPTQKDCIFCIIKTLRAIARRASRNGMTVKAVSKIMAGSFFRPLSPDPYCFKAIQSSEMVLGTMIEKPDMFFKREKEPHEREEGRTKTVKHSSHAKSSSSSSAAAGPRLAKSPSMRAREELQRIAQRKEAGRGSASPRPAERTPTAAPATDEEESEQITEIEE from the exons ATGGCGTCAGGAATTGCGCTCTACTCCGTTCCGTATGACTCGGACGCTGAGTCTACCGAGCAGTACGGGAAGAGTTATGCGCAGATGCTCTCCGAGGACTTCAATGAGGAGGG GTTTGATGAGCCCAATCTGATCAAATACCTGGGTAAAGGACCTTCAGGGGAGGCTGTGATACTTGTCGTACCGTCCGTTTCCGCCCGTGTGCGCAGCAATCACGAAGATGCCTTGCGTCTCATGGTAAAGAAGCTGAACCGTTTCTGCAGCGCCAAGTATTCGCTCCTGGTCTGTCAAACGTGCACAACATGGTCCGATTACAATTCTTACAATTTCGTCAACCAGT GGTATGACATGCTCCCCAAGGGATCGAAGAAGAATTTGGTAAAGGTGTACATGATCCATTCCGCGTACACCACTAAGACGATGCTCACGTGCATGACACCGTTTGCGAAGGCCCGAGTCTGGGAGAAGATCGAGTTCGTTGACAAGCTGGGCGACCTGCTGAAGGCTCTGAGACTTGACACGAAGAACATGCTGCGGAACTTCCCATACTCCGTACAGCGCGCTGAAGAGATTGCGCTTGGCATAGGAATGCCGCTGTCTGTGTTTGGCACTGAAATGTGGGTTTTGGCAATGCGAGTGGGCTGCCCGTTCAAGGGCTTCCCGCTGATTCCGCCAGCAGTTGCGCACGTCTTGGCAAAAATAGAATCGCCGGAAATTATTGACACGCCTAACTTGCTGAACCTGCAATGCAGCCCTGATGTTCTATACGCCGCTGTCGGAGCATATGAGCTGTTGGGTGAGGGGTGCGCCGTGGACTCTCCTGAAACGGCAGTGGCGCTGTTCAGGCTCTTGGTAGACACGCACGTCGGCGGGCTGATTGGGCCAAAGGCCTACATAACGCTAAAGAATGCCTTGCTACAAGGCAGCTCGAACGAAGAGCTGGTTCAGATGATGGCTAAGGTCACCAACGAGTTCCAGCCTACTCAGAAGGATTGCATTTTCTGCATTATAAAAACCCTAAGGGCCATTGCGCGCCGCGCTTCGCGTAACGGCATGACCGTTAAGGCGGTTTCGAAGATCATGGCTGGGTCTTTCTTCCGGCCGCTGTCACCTGACCCCTATTGCTTCAAAGCCATTCAGTCCAGCGAGATGGTTTTGGGGACGATGATCGAAAAGCCAGATATGTTTTTCAAACGCGAGAAGGAGCCTCATGAACGTGAGGAAGGCCGTACAAAGACGGTTAAGCACTCGAGTCACGCAAAAtcttcatcgtcgtcgtccgctgctgctggtccACGTCTTGCCAAGTCGCCTTCCATGCGAGCCAGAGAGGAGCTTCAGCGCATTGCACAGCGAAAAGAGGCGGGACGCGGATCCGCTTCACCGCGGCCAGCGGAACGGACGCCGACAGCAGCGCCCGCGAcggacgaggaggagtCGGAGCAGATCACCGAGATTGAGGAGTGA
- a CDS encoding flavodoxin and oxidoreductase NAD-binding domain containing protein, putative — MPHITQVTLSIVATALAVYVTYELWKRAQPCSSDPAEQEGGDSPQEPHTTEIEPPKVESDAQGDISRVYIYYGSQTGTAERFARALALQLAEWNEAFRCNAINLEDWEDEKISQPGATAIFTVATHDDGLFPDNATDFVKWLGKRGKDGSALRGLRFCIFGLGSSEYPLFNRAAKTLQTLLNKAGAQEILSIALGDDAGDLKGDFNQWTIKLCEKLANDFNIPPPQLSVQSRGKLLKVTDSWRDKVPLELRYVSSSPADRPRQPNIANVVCKQQWQCVDHVVLDNFNMTPNGDSQTNCLRIKPDSAFSPAETVNILYANPPHVVKYFMGKLRLKDPDLDRVITFVPRYGSTETQMDFEPPFPVPCTIRDALLYYLDLTELPDEDVLEEMGTFLQTAPACQLFNKMLNSKSLIKRMREELHVTLPEFVEIFMEDALFNLGGFLQIVKKKVPKAYTISSHPKTNSIDCTVKLVTFPIHSFKSFRSSLKKTVGYKVSPAAGDFFVRQRNYEGACTHYLCSLKQGDSVKLFRRPSAFSSVEGLDARPLVMIANGAGVAPFRAFWQNGRNDLKRILFLGFRTEAHILYAEEVEQLKAMPNYTVHIALSRSKTPMYVQHILRKHMEEVVDILKNDGVVCVCGSKPMGAQVKAIIQHFTKTDIAELKADGRFIEELW; from the exons ATGCCACACATCACACAGGTGACGCTCAGCATCGTTGCTACGGCGTTGGCAGTCTATGTCACCTATGAACTATGGAAGCGCGCGCAACCTTGCAGCTCCGATCCAGCGGAGCAGGAGGGCGGTGATTCTCCACAGGAGCCACACACAACCGAAATAGAGCCCCCAAAGGTCGAAAGTGACGCGCAGGGGGACATCTCACGTGTCTACATTTACTATGGGAGTCAGACAGGGACGGCGGAGCGCTTCGCCAGAGCTCTGGCGCTGCAATTGGCGGAGTGGAACGAAGCCTTCCGCTGCAATGCAATCAACTTAGAG GACTGGGAAGATGAGAAAATATCGCAACCTGGAGCCACCGCCATTTTCACAGTGGCTACGCATGACGACGGCCTCTTCCCCGATAACGCGACTGACTTTGTAAAATGG TTGGGCAAACGTGGGAAGGATGGGAGCGCCCTTCGTGGACTGCGGTTTTGCATTTTCGGCCTGGGCAGTTCAGAATACCCGCTGTTCAACCGTGCTGCTAAAACACTCCAAACGCTGCTTAATAAGGCAGGGGCACAGGAAATACTCAGCATTGCTTTAGGAGATGACGCCGGCGACTTGAAGGGCGATTTCAACCAATGGACCATAAAGCTGTGTGAAAAGCTCGCTAATGACTTTAACATCCCCCCGCCACAATTGAGCGTCCAATCACGTGggaagctgctgaaggtAACGGACTCATGGAGAGACAAAG TTCCATTGGAGCTAAGATACGTTAGTAGCAGTCCCGCGGACCGTCCACGACAGCCAAATATCGCAAATGTTGTGTGCAAACAGCAATGGCAATGCGTGGACCACGTAGTCTTGGATAATTTCAACATGACACCGAATGGTGACTCGCAAACGAACTGTCTGCGTATTAAACCGGATTCCGCATTTAGCCCCGCGGAAACCGTCAACATTCTCTATGCCAACCCTCCTCATGTCGTGAAGTATTTCATGGGCAAACTGAGGTTGAAGGATCCGGACTTGGATAGGGTTATTACCTTCGTGCCTCGATATGGGTCAACGGAAACGCAGATGGACTTCGAGCCTCCTTTCCCCGTGCCATGCACAATCCGCGATGCGCTATTATACTATCTGGACCTGACGGAGTTGCCGGACGAGGACGTTCTCGAAGAAATGGGCACCTTCCTTCAAACAGCCCCGGCGTGTCAGCTGTTCAATAAAATGCTGAATAGCAAATCCCTCATCAAAAGGATGAGAGAGGAATTGCACGTTACACTGCCTGAGTTTGTAGAAATCTTTATGGAAGATGCGCTGTTCAACCTGGGAGGGTTTCTGCAAATAGTGAAGAAAAAAGTACCCAAGGCGTATACCATATCGTCGCACCCAAAA ACCAACAGCATTGACTGCACTGTTAAGCTGGTCACATTCCCCATCCACTCGTTCAAAAGCTTCCGATCATCGCTCAAGAAAACTGTGGGATACAAAGTGTCACCCGCGGCGGGGGATTTCTTCGTCAGACAACGTAACTACGAAGGAGCATGCACGCACTATCTTTGCTCTCTAAAGCAAGGGGACAGCGTGAAACTGTTCAGGAGGCCCTCCGCTTTCAGCAGCGTCGAGGGATTGGACGCAAGGCCCCTTGTCATGATAGCCAACGGTGCCGGGGTCGCACCTTTCAGGGCATTCTGGCAGAACGGGCGCAACGATTTGAAGCGTATATTATTTTTGGGCTTCAGAACCGAAGCGCACATATTGTACGCAGAAGAAGTGGAACAACTAAAAGCCATGCCAAACTACACGGTGCACATTGCTTTGTCGAGGTCGAAGACTCCCATGTACGTACAACACATCTTAAGAAAGCACATGGAGGAAGTTGTCGATATACTCAAAAATGATGGGGTAGTATGCGTCTGTGG GAGTAAACCGATGGGAGCCCAGGTCAAGGCCATAATACAGCACTTCACCAAGACCGATATAGCCGAACTTAAAGCTGATGGAAGATTTATTGAAGAACTATGGTAG
- a CDS encoding Rho GTPase-activating protein 17 — MNIGRICISAAAAAAMVTVGLLYRSYDGWSNPGGSAERPYLSNAVQAAADFICSGPSQILDVEINEDKRLSSFSSSYDAIDSVEDLDDYSDLYFKEDYWFSKEDATPSSVEPSEAGSDDDDGTSSQSIVGIPCDALVVEPVVTVPLSSTRQNDIDMHSSSDTHEPPLITRKRHLKPLRLHIPKPSVVFEGDAVDEATPSGALPKHSESHARGIDVGSTAECSDDKVSGVVHRCTSWQPKYASVIESSANAADSSLEETFDIVDELEATGWDTLEDAPLIVQPNTAEDAYVSPPDGHPSGYGSSIQGSSADPSPVTAEIGSTTSAHKPLFGVYPPGSCVFVKIPTAGEATRDEYATAVEPVSLTVLLSEMNELELLVSNVRCTMEGILQRHANELYGKYKTLQFTLKGAANILSQLEKQIALTLDTVFEMESDMASKKSTQV, encoded by the coding sequence ATGAATATTGGTCGTATTTGTATTTcagcggctgctgctgctgccatgGTGACGGTTGGCTTGCTTTATCGCAGCTATGACGGTTGGTCCAATCCAGGCGGTTCCGCCGAACGCCCGTATCTGTCTAATGCTGTACAAGCTGCGGCCGATTTTATCTGTAGCGGGCCTTCGCAAATATTGGACGTCGAAATCAATGAGGATAAGCGTTTATCATCATTTTCGTCGTCCTACGACGCCATAGACAGCGTTGAAGATCTCGATGACTACAGCGACCTGTACTTCAAAGAGGATTACTGGTTTTCAAAGGAAGACGCTACACCTTCTAGCGTTGAGCCTTCGGAAGCTGGTagcgacgacgatgacggcacTAGCTCCCAAAGCATCGTCGGTATCCCATGCGATGCGTTAGTGGTCGAGCCGGTCGTTACTGTACCGTTGTCATCAACCCGTCAGAACGACATAGACATGCATTCGTCGTCGGATACGCACGAGCCTCCGTTGATTACACGTAAACGCCATTTAAAACCACTCCGACTTCACATACCGAAGCCGTCCGTGGTTTTTGAGGGCGACGCCGTTGATGAGGCAACACCCAGTGGCGCCCTACCGAAGCACTCCGAATCGCATGCACGTGGCATCGACGTAGGATCTACGGCGGAGTGTTCCGATGATAAGGTAAGTGGCGTTGTTCATCGGTGTACATCGTGGCAGCCGAAGTATGCATCGGTTATAGAGTCGAGTGCCAATGCTGCCGATTCATCCCTCGAAGAAACCTTCGACATCGTTGATGAGTTGGAGGCCACTGGATGGGACACACTTGAAGATGCGCCTTTGATAGTTCAGCCAAATACTGCTGAGGATGCGTATGTGTCACCACCGGACGGCCACCCCTCTGGTTATGGGAGCAGCATCCAAGGATCCTCCGCCGACCCTTCTCCTGTTACCGCCGAAATCGGGTCTACGACGTCAGCGCACAAGCCATTGTTTGGCGTGTATCCCCCAGGTTCCTGTGTTTTCGTTAAGATTCCGACTGCGGGGGAAGCAACACGTGATGAATACGCAACCGCCGTGGAGCCTGTCAGTTTGACCGTTTTGTTATCCGAAATGAATGAGTTGGAGCTATTAGTTTCTAATGTGCGTTGTACGATGGAAGGAATTTTGCAGAGGCATGCCAACGAATTATACGGCAAATATAAGACGCTGCAGTTTACGCTAAAGGGGGCTGCGAACATTTTGAGTCAGTTGGAAAAGCAGATCGCTCTTACACTTGACACAGTATTTGAAATGGAATCTGACATGGCCTCCAAAAAATCCACACAGGTCTAA
- a CDS encoding membrane protein, putative, whose translation MAPPEAPGVLVPPAAEAIVSHPPKVIQYHITLWLVVALVVALASFLFKFLASFERDDPVLYSQLNYGTNQKNK comes from the exons ATGGCACCCCCTGAG GCCCCCGGAGTTCTGGTACCCCCGGCAGCGGAAGCCATCGTTTCACATCCGCCCAAAGTTATCCAGTACCACATCACGCTATG GTTAGTGGTGGCGCTTGTAGTAGCGCTGGCGTCTTTCCTGTTTAAATTTCTGGCGTCGTTTGAG cgcgacgACCCAGTGCTATACTCCCAGCTGAATTACGGCACCAACCA GAAAAACAAGTAG
- a CDS encoding 4-methyl-5(B-hydroxyethyl)-thiazol monophosphate biosynthesis enzyme, putative → MTGTVIMALIAVANGSEDIEFVTVVDVLRRAGVNVTVASVHKEKAVTLAHGTKVTADALIDDVANKTFDLIVVPGGLPGSTYCAESATLIKMLNEQKSANRYYGAICAAPAVVLAAGGILDKETAAVAYPGFEDALPKVGTGRVCVSNRCVTSKGPGTAMEFALKLVEVLCGSQKMNQLKNGMLVQADL, encoded by the exons ATGACAGGCACTGTAATTATGGCGCTCATCGCCGTG GCCAACGGCTCGGAGGACATCGAATTTGTGACTGTGGTCGACGTTTTACGGCGCGCCGGAGTCAACGTTACCGTTGCATCCGTCCACAAGGAAAAGGCAGTTACTCTGGCCCATGGAACAAAGGTCACTGCCGACGCTCTGATCGACGACGTTGCCAACAAAACCTTCGACCTTATCGTCGTTCCGGGAGGATTGCCGGGTTCCACGTACTGCGCCGAGTCCGCGACACTCATTAAGATGCTGAACGAACAAAAAAGTGCCAACAGGTACTACGGCGCTATATGCGCGGCACCTGCTGTCGTTCTCGCGGCGGGCGGAATCCTAGACAAGGAAACCGCCGCCGTGGCCTACCCTGGATTCGAGGATGCGCTTCCCAAGGTTGGAACTGGCCGTGTGTGCGTGTCAAACAGATGCG TCACGTCCAAGGGACCAGGGACTGCCATGGAGTTCGCCCTCAAACTTGTGGAGGTGCTTTGCGGGTCGCAGAAGATGAACCAGCTCAAGAATGGGATGCTTGTCCAGGCCGACCTATGA
- a CDS encoding RNA binding protein, putative, which produces MEAKGGEITILEDELKKLQGITESEMAEDAMETEENEEVDRRSIYVGNVDYSTKPHDLQEFFKASGQINRITIMVDKWTGKPKGYAYIEFANEDAVNNALMLNDCVFKERIIKVTPKRKNIPGFGKKRAGHARGRGRGFRGGRGGRYPSHYRGSNRGGYGKPY; this is translated from the exons ATGGAAGCCAAAGGCGGAGAAATTACCATCCTGGAGGATGAGCTAAAGAAACTACAG GGAATTACTGAGAGTGAAATGGCTGAGGATGCGATGGAAACGGAGGAAAATGAGGAGGTCGATCGTCGCTCAATATACGTCGGAAAC GTGGATTATTCGACCAAGCCGCATGACCTACAAGAATTCTTTAAAGCATCCGGGCAGATAAACAGGATCACCATCATGGTAGACAAGTGGACCGGAAAGCCAAAAGG GTACGCCTACATCGAATTCGCTAATGAGGATGCCGTGAACAACGCTCTGATGCTAAACGACTGCGTCTTTAAGGAGCGCATCATTAAG GTCACTCCTAAACGGAAAAACATCCCTGGGTTCGGCAAAAAACGCGCGGGTCACGCCAGAGGGCGTGGTCGTGGCTTCCGTGGCGGCAG GGGAGGACGATATCCGTCACACTACCGAGGCAGCAACCGTGGCGGTTATGGAAAACCATACTGA
- a CDS encoding phosphoadenosine phosphosulfate reductase family domain containing protein, putative, with the protein MSRSWDQLKVFGQLLSVPLQRHVLGDEESAKLATLVNRAVTLLFKAYSNIGHDNVYVSFNGGKDSVAVLHLHRLASSFPDSGVAAGRPLNVVFFKDPAERLFPEITEFVDHVAKKYNFKVKVVEDVWHKGIPQIAAGRKAAFVLGCRSTDFEGSQISEIEEGSTGGVEFVRIHPLSQWSYGDVWNFLRLFSFDYCSLYDIGYTSVGSVDDTIANPHLKKPDGTYAPAYKLQNWSLERSGRTKTSTK; encoded by the exons ATGTCGAGAAGTTGGGACCAATTAAAGGTGTTTGGGCAACTTCTGTCGGTTCCCCTGCAACGTCACGTTTTGGGAGACGAGGAATCCGCAAAGCTGGCAACGCTCGTAAACAGAGCGGTTACGCTATTGTTTAAAGCTTACAG TAACATAGGGCACGACAACGTGTACGTCTCTTTCAACGGTGGGAAGGATTCGGTAGCGGTGCTACATTTACATCGGCTTGCGTCCTCCTTCCCAGACTCCGGcgtagcagctg GTCGGCCGCTCAACGTAGTATTTTTCAAGGACCCGGCGGAGCGCTTGTTTCCTGAGATAACCGAGTTCGTGGACCACGTTGCCAAAAAGTACAATTTTAAAGTAAA GGTAGTAGAGGACGTTTGGCATAAAGGAATCCCACAAATTGCTGCCGGAAGGAAGGCGGCCTTTGTTCTAGGGTGTAGAAGCACTGACTTCGAGGGCTCACAAATATCCGAAATAGAGGAGGGGTCCACAGGAGGAGTAGAGTTCGTACGCATACACCCCCTTTCACAGTGGAGTTACGGTGACGTTTGGAATTTTCTGAGGCTCTTTTCCTTCGACTATTGTTCGCTCTACGATATCGGATACACGTCAGTTGGTAGCGTCGACGATACAATCGCAAATCCCCACCTAAAAAAGCCGGATGGCACCTATGCCCCGGCATATAAATTACAAAATTGGTCTTTGGAGCGATCTGGTCGTACCAAAACTTCGACCAAGTAG
- a CDS encoding 50S ribosomal protein L18, putative encodes MHLFARSITVVTYLLGVCSAFKVPGRVNVGGNGLIPSSCRGWNLHSSIRSTFNGHPNPRKLHKRPFWADMFDEEVEIEPLGPPCPKLLDDVVRGERRLRLTLKRSHRQMCATIVDDVARHVHCFMSTNFRYLGHIFGQEPTKDPKIMRNKGGNVRAAYELGKLIGRQARQKGISRVVFDRAGYRYHGRVEALAIGARKVGLDF; translated from the exons ATGCATCTTTTTGCGCGGTCTATTACCGTAGTAACTTATCTTCTGGGTGTCTGCTCGGCGTTTAAGGTGCCTGGCCGCGTTAATGTGGGAGGCAACGGGCTCATTCCGAGTTCTTGCAGAGGATGGAATCTGCACAGTAGCATACGCAGCACATTTAACGGCCATCCAAACCCACGTAAACTGCATAAGCGG CCGTTTTGGGCGGATATGTTTGACGAGGAAGTGGAAATCGAGCCGCTGGGCCCGCCGTGCCccaagctgctggacgacgtTGTGCGTGGCGAACGCCGCCTCCGGTTGACACTCAAGAGGTCGCACAGACAAATGTGCGCCACAATCGTGGATGACGTTGCTAGGCATGTGCACTGTTTCATGTCAACGAACTTCCGTTACCTCGGCCATATATTCGGCCAGGAGCCGACAAAGGACC CAAAAATCATGAGGAATAAAGGCGGGAACGTGCGTGCAGCGTATGAGCTAGGCAAGCTTATAGGCAGGCAGGCGCGGCAGAAAGGAATATCGCGTGTTGTCTTTGACCGTGCTGGGTACAG GTACCACGGACGGGTAGAGGCGCTGGCGATTGGCGCCCGTAAGGTGGGTCTCGACTTCTAG
- a CDS encoding membrane protein, putative yields MWYIKFVATLIGAFLTVSAATGASDPGGIHLNIEYPKDEQKGKLDVATGDGVGSSDIRTPVVIIAPKPLVDYERLYKKMMHSAPSEKGRANIEKDLLYNKKVAYSDPSSRRQLLFELLKEAEADLAFYRADYSEMELFYLITYAACVISSWLN; encoded by the exons ATGTGGTATATAAAATTTGTAGCGACGCTTATAGGAGCCTTCCTCACCGTCTCCGCGGCCACCGGGGCCTCCGATCCGGGTGGCATCCACCTGAACATAG AATACCCGAAGGATGAGCAGAAAGGCAAGCTAGATGTGGCAACCG GGGACGGGGTCGGCTCTTCCGACATTAGGACGCCCGTTGTGATAATCGCGCCCAAG CCTTTGGTCGACTACGAGAGGCTGTACAAGAAGATGATGCACAGTGCTCCTTCTGAGAAAGGACGTGCAAATATAG AGAAGGATTTACTTTACAACAAGAAAGTCGCGTACTCCGATCCTTCATCTCGTCGCCAGCTTTTGTTTGAG ctgctgaaggaAGCCGAGGCGGATTTGGCATTTTACCGCGCTGACTACAGCGAAATGGAGCTG TTTTACCTTATAACATATGCAGCTTGTGTCATCTCGTCATGGCTGAACTGA
- a CDS encoding membrane protein, putative, with the protein MRFIQVPTCIAIVAAPYWILYNKTALKDNFNNGGLALRAIGYYILANGVKVLAMATGIPSLLGHYLIGEEMVMAILDCALCLGLVMPLRGKTNANANVSSIVLGIGLGWSLPENIGRMLFETVATIRDLDQTDGLLYAALRSNFAVLSSVMFTALLFLWQRDKSNRYRYVVMMSIAMIVCTVMSS; encoded by the exons ATGAGATTCATACAGGTGCCTACCTGCATAGCGATCGTAGCAGCGCCTTACTGGATTCTGTACAACAAAACCGCCTT GAAGGATAATTTTAACAATGGAGGTCTGGCGCTCCGAGCTATCGGCTACTACATTCTAGCGAACGGCGTCAAG GTACTCGCCATGGCTACAGGGATCCCgtcgttgctaggtcactacCTTATCGGAGAG GAAATGGTGATGGCGATTCTCGACTGTGCTCTGTGTTTGGGCCTAGTGATGCCGCTCAGGGGAAA GACCAATGCCAACGCCAACGTCAGCAGCATCGTCCTGGGTATCGGACTCGGCTGGTCGCTGCCCGAGAACATTGGCAGGATGCTGTTCGAGACCGTGGCCACCATAAGGGATTTGGACCAAACTGACGGGCTGCTctacgcagcactgcggtCAAACTTCGCTGTGCTGTCGTCGGTTATGTTCACGGCGCTGTTATTCCTCTGGCAACGAGACAAAAGTAACCGATACCGTTACGTGGTCATGATGAGCATCGCAATGATAGTCTGCACAGTAATGTCGTCGTAA